The nucleotide window gttcatCAATATGAATTGTGATTTAGAAATATTACATATTCAAGTTAAAAACCATCTGGACTACATGCATTTCTATGAGAAACTGAATAAATGGTTTTCTAAATCTCTTTTTATGTGTGAGAAAAagattatatcaaataataaatacaagCATCGAAGAAAATACACAAGATTATTATCTCGTTTAGTCACACTTTGGtgatgtcaaaaaaaaatgatgtagaAGCAAAGCTAGTTTCAGTTCTCTCATGTCTCTTGAATacgtaattattaaaaacaatttcatatttaaagaaTTTCTCAAAGAATAAAGATGTTAGAAATATGTGCACTAtgctattttgatttttcttgcttgaaaatgaaaaatggtaTAACGCTTGTTTTCTGATTTCTAAAGAGCaccagaaaaaaatgttaacaataataattgtatgGTATTATGGTGTATTGtgtacatattttcaaaaatgctACTAAGACTGCTTTAAAAGTCCTTTATATCTGCTTAGTGAAAGGCAaccaaattaaataattttttattaatgtggcttatacatttttttaaatatattcctCTCCTATAAAATTCTAGTCTGAATAACACAGTGCATACAGTTTAGAATTATACGACCATTCTAAGTTGGAATATCTGGTAAATTGCTTTACCTTCAGCCTCCGAAagcgataacttggttatcaaaacgcgcggcagacagtgtaattgtgaatgttggtgtagtggtggtgtaaacagtgtgttcagaatATGACCATTCGttttgatttgataattttgggattataaatatctaaaaatgatTTGCATTCCATTGCTCAACAGATAAATGGGCAGTGACATATTTAGcaatgattttcattttttatttccgtcCAATGGGATTACCCTTGCATACCCATTCCCAACAAGCTAGAAGTTTGCATATACGTTAGtgatattattataatgaaatggTCGAAGTCCCTTTCgatcatatcaatttttttttggtattctagTGAAGCAAGTTCACgataaaacttatttaattaTCTGCAAAAATTATCCATATACTTTTTCCCTAGAAGCAGTTATTTCTTTCTTCCAATCTATTCAAAACTTCCTTAAAGGtcttttttccataaaaacaaATCTTCTCATTCTAGAGAGACTTATCTACAgcaaaaattacattaaaaatacgCCAAAAACTCTATTTAAGGTGTGAAAATATGTGTGCAGTACGGCGAATGCAATCTTCAattctttaataatattgtttctaaCAAATGATGAATGTaagataaaaaaagtatataatcatttttgtagaacataatctacaatttttgcttgggttatttttatcatgaaaCTAACTATTTCCAATAcaatttttgcgatttttgACTGCCTAACATTATTTACGacatttgataataaaatcaaactgctcattataaaataataatttcatcttATGAATTATTCGTATGAGATTTCTATACtaagataaaaacaaacatgACAACGCCGTTTAGAATTTTAGCTAGGTGGTGAATGGATACAAgataatgaatgaatttatttcttgcGGCGTTGCCTTCCAGAAACTGGGCAtctgtgattattttttaaatatttggctattttggtaaaaatccttgatttaaataatcaaacaatTATGGTTCGTGGTTGTGTGGTTTGTGGAGAAGTGGATCATTTATTTCctgatttaatttttcacaGGTAAGTTTTATGTCaggaaaacaaatttgtttattgcCAGTGGCGGGccattttctttgttattattattggaatattttgttGCCTCACATTTCTATTTAACTATTAGTACtcgtttcttgaatatttttgttttaagttgAAATAATTAGTAAACGAGAAAGAAGTCCTAAACATAAAAACAGATTCCTTATTAGTGTGTTATTAGGTCTATACTCACAAGTGAGACctaactgaaattttttagCAATCTGCACAAGCTTGAGACCGTGAGTTTTGTGAAATGAGGTTGAAAGTGAGGTTGAGGACATCACGTTGTCAGATCTTATCAACATAATAAGCAAGTAAGTACACTGTACTAAATAATGGCATACagtaattgatataaataaacttataaataatattattttagttacGTCGCTGCGAATAGCAGACGGTTGAATCACCAATGAAATGGTGAATTTTATGTGGTTATTGAGAATGTTAACATTACGCATTCCTTTTGTTCACTGAGCAGTTACGACATTATCTGAGTATGAGATACTCACATAACTGAGTGTCTCAGTTAACTTGaatgtaaatggaaagcagctTATATAATgtggaatttcaattttattaatcacGTGAGATTTGAATGTTATTTGACAGTATATCAAACTTCTCCTagaaatattcttcacttgaaAGCTAGAGGAATTTGATTCAAACTGATAACGCAAAATACAATAATATggacatttatatatatatatatatatatatatatatatatatttaaagagCTAAATAAGTAGCTCTTTTCAATCAACTTTCACCTAACTAGTTTGTaagcaaaaaaaatgtatatctaAAGAATTCAGACAGACTGCTTCTAGTTTTACCACACATATgcaattaacatttttttttccttaCAAACTAGTGaaatgaaagttaaaaaaaGGTAAATAATTAGATCTTTTGCCAGAAATAATAAGTCGCGAAAAAATGCCTAGGCTGTCCTccttcaaaaaaataatctccTATTTATTTTCTCTGTCTATGAAGGTTATCTATAGAGTATATAATCTTAGAGAGTAGTTGTCAAATTGTTTTAGAAGGTTGAGGTGTTTCCTGATTAAAGTAAACTCGAAATGGCCAAACCAAAGAAGGTTTTAGAGGAAGCACGGGAATTTCAAAACCCCGAActtgatttatttgataaagGGATAACTTCTTTTGAGGAACTTCCTGGATTATGTAAGTACAATTTTAATCGCCTTTTAAGGTATGTTCTAAATTATATTTGGGTGGggtctttttccaaaaatataacaataagtTAACGATTTAATGTAAACAATCATAATATCAAACCTACATTATTATTTcgtcaaataaaaattctccGAGTTATGTTTACTTTcctaaatatgaaatttttatatcctaatattttcattttttctttaattttttagtaaGCATGACGAACATAACACGGCTGACATTAAGCCacaacaaaattaaatgtaagtaattgttatattaatttttttctcaatattactgttatatgttttataattgTAGCTGTACCACCAGGCTTAGCAAATTTAACAAatctagaaataataaatttttccaacaattttatTGAGGAATTACCTTTGTCATTATCATCCATGCCAAAATTAAGAATCTTGAATTTGTCGATAAATCGTTTGTATACTTTACCAAGAGGTTTTGGTGCATTTCCAGTTTTAGAAGTTTTAGATTTGACATACAACAATTTAAAAGAGGATGCCTTACCTGGAAATTTCTTTATGATGGGTATGAGATGTTTTTTAtgttacagaaataaaaatacaataagtaAAATAGCAGCATTTTGggatgattttattatttatcaaaaactgaaaataagtAATTGCTGAGcagtaaatgaataaaaaaaggcTTAACCAACATAATTGAAGTCAGCTGGTAAGAACAGTGAAGTATGAAATCTTATGAAAGTAGAAAAATGgactttttaaatgtttatttgctACCACCAAAGCATCATAATCATGCACTGTTATAAATCCATGTTTGGATAATGGTATTCAAATGTTTCCAGATTCATTCGAAAATGTTACTTAAATTAGTTTCACTAAATCTTGGGATAACCTCTTCTGCATATTTCCACTTagtctttttcattttcaaaaaaatctataaacacAGAAACTGGAgcttttccaatttttcgaatttaactgtaaatgtaaatacaaaagcaACACCCAGCTCATAAGTACAAACAATTGTCAAATAAAATTGCTAATTGTTAAGTATTGAAacaccaaaaattaaaaaaaaaatgagaactGAGCAAGtgatattgaatattgatattgaacAGTCAGAGTCAATGTTCAAAAAAGAACAACAGTGGTGATAATCCCAGAAATGGTATAGAATAAGCAAGTGGTTAAGAGGTGTCCAGGAAAAGTAAAAGCTATACGGACAAAGGATTCATTATGGACAGTAGGGGTTCAAAAAAGAACAGTGATGATAGTCCCAGAAATAGTATAGAATAAGCAAGTGGCTGAGAAGTGTCCAAGAAAATTAGAAGGTATAACGATAATAACAACTAATTGGAGTACTGTTTGTGTACAGTTATTCCAGGTGGAATGATTCTATGGGGGGcagtttaaatattttcgaaaggTTGTTTAGTTGATTATGGTATTCTTATTTCCCCAGTATCTTGCTCTTTGCCTATATAATTAGGAAGTTATAACAGAAGGAGATTaaattaaagaaagaagaagaaaacatcaaaataagttCTGGAACTTATGTGCTTCCATTGTTCTGTTTTTTTTGTCACTGCTTTCTATTGAAAATCTGAAATGTAAATAGTTGTGTGTGTTGAGGGATACTTTTAAAACAAAGGAATAGAGATACATCAAGtacatttcttcttttttagaaacaCTACGTGCCTTATATATGGGTGATAATGATTTTGAATACCTTTCACCTGATATAAAGAATCTTAAAAATTTGCAGATAGtaagtatataataataagttgGAACTGATTTAAAACATTCATCAAGTTAAACCATTTAATAATCACTTTATTACTAAAAATACTAAGCTCAAGTTTCATTACAGACAATAACCAATATTGAACACATTCTGGTTAGTTCTCAAATTTCATCCAAATGCAAAAGtaatgaaatgattttatttatttaaataattgaaatgattaGAATATGATGAAATCTACTTTGAAATCACagataaaataatttggaattaattACTTAAATGACATTACCAATAATGCATATCTTTATCATCTCAATTGTCctgtttttcatcatttatttttttagttggtTCTTCGAGAAAATGATCTAATAGAATTACCAAGAGAGATTGGCGAACTTACCAGACTTAGAGAACTCCATCTTCAAGGAAATAGACTTACCATATTACCTCCTGAAATAGGTAACCTGGATATGTCTTCCAATAAATCAGCTTTTAGATTTGAAGGAAATGAGTGGGTTGCTCCAATAGCTGAGCAATTACAGTTAGGAATAAGTCATTTACAAGATTACTTAAGAAGTGAAACATACAGAGTGTAAGTATCACTCCCTactatttaaggaataatattTGTTGTGTAAAATATTGGGATAATATTggtaatataaatttgaaaccCACCAGCtttgttataaaatgaaatttaaaaatataaaaaattgtaaatgcCAACTGATAGTATATGCTagtgaaatgaaacattttctAGTAAAAGCTAGGTTGTTGTAGATGTGATATAGTGATTGAATAACAATGGTGTCAGTTGGTCTTAAATTGATAATGATCATATAACAGTAATATAGCAGCAACTCGAAGATAATAAGATAGGAAGTGACTACTGAGTAAGGTGACTATATGTTCCGGATTGGCCGGGACAGTCCCGGATTTCCACCTTGCCTCCCAAATTTTTTCCGGGGCGCAAGGTGGATAGTAGGTGTTGGGTGTGTGggtcatatttttgaaattgattcgaaattatatttatatttcaagtcTTACACTTTTAGAATGGAAtctctaaaacatttttgtagcTTCATTGaaacagaattttcaaagttattgtCTACTCCTAAACAAGGTGGCTAGCATTACTGTCAGCCATTGAAATAGTACTACAAATGTTTGCGCCCTTACAATCTTATTTCAAATCGCAAGAAAAATATCCTGtttttctttctaaattttttgataatccTTTTTCTGAAGCTTGGCTGCACTTCATACATAGTCATGCAATAGGATTCCATACagcaataattcaaatataaaaagagACAGTAAGTGTCTTTGATTTTATTGCAGccatttataatttgaaaacattcaaattatgCTTATTCCTAAAGCAGTTTGtactaaattaaataaacttgaaGAAAACGTCTCTTAAAAGCAGATTGCACTCAAGTTATTTGTAGAAATTGACAAAGATAATTTTTCAGGACCTGGAATCATTTAACTAAGTGACTTTGAACAAAATACCAATATGGGTTGAAATTGAATCTTCGTTATtacttgtaaataaaattatacattacTGATGAGAAATTTGCCAAATGGAAAAATAACTGAACAACATCAATCCAAAAATGGGTTGAATAATTGTGAActtccattttcaaatttacaaaaattagcaGAGTTCTGCAGAGTAAATAGCTTTTGGACAAACAAGTGACATGACTCGACTTGAAATAGATACACTAATAGCAATATTACTTACTAAAGTTAActaataaatgaagaaaaataatgctTTAAAGCGAAAAAGATCCGTAgttcagaaaaatataaaaagttttttattcagaaattttgatgaaaattttattaatttaaaaagaatactgatttttattatatctttaaatattatttgttatgtataatttttatcaaaaaaataattaaaaaaattatatttaagttATTCAACTTAACTACCCCTTTCCCCTTTAAATTTCCCGTCCcggatttgaaataaaaaaatatggaccttACTACTGAGTCAcgagaattaacaaaatttgaaagatattctacaaaaaatagCAGGCTATAACTATTTGTAATACCTCactattgattttatttttcagattatATAGCAGATTTGCAACAAACAAACCAACAATACCTCCACCATGTGTTGATAAAGCCAAAAAAATATCTCGAATACGTTAATTTGATACAAGAATACACCTGTGAAGTGCCATAGAGTAAATCATTCAATTTGTCAATTGATATTAAATGTTCACATTGTTTTGTGCACAATGCAccgaaaaatattcaaagttttcataaaatttttccaatatttctagttgaactTCACATCTCATAATCTGTATGTACCTTATACTGTTAATTATTTACTGTTGATAATGTTTTGATAAACTTAATCAATCTATATAAAGCATATCTATTCTTCATGCCTAAACAAAGTGAACATAAGGTGTACTTAATGTTTCATTGAATATTATTGAAGTGCCTGTAACACTGCCTTAACAGTATAATGGAGCCTCGTCAACTCAATATTCTCAGTTATACCCACTGAATATGATTTTCCTTCTATTAACTAATGATAAATGTTTTCTTACTGTAACTACTAATCTAATAGACTAAAtctcaaaagtacaaaattgcGGATTTAATAATGTAttgaatttctaataataagACTCTGACTAGAAGATAAGTATTAGTGATCACTTCTTTTGCTGTTTATATTTACTATCAAACAAAATTAGTAACAaacgataaatataaaaaaatatgcactaAAACtcatttacattaaaaatatatcttgagATTTGAGTTAGAGTATTTACAGTATTAACGTTAACAAATCatactaaaatatatattttttaatatttttatttttaaaagtaaaatcgTCATATATATTTGACGCCCATTAtgtaagaattattttctttatcaaattttttcaaagtttttatcttttattcaaaatactttttctcTCAAATATGGGTTTTTGCGGactttttcattcatttctcTACATTAAGCCTTCTTTATACCATACTTGATTCTATTAGATATGTTTCAATGTTATTGAGTTTATATTTCATTCCTATAATGAATCAAAAAATATCAGCCAGCCATTTACAGCATCATGAGACCAAACAAACATTCCCCTTTCATAACGATAAGTCAGAACCTCAGATAGTATGGGTTTTGTTGATTATACTGGCTTTTTGAATTCTAGATGCTAgctatttttttctcttattgaCCTTATTCAAACTGAAATTGTACCATTTAAAATCCCTGTTGACAATCTGAATTTATACATTACACTGATTAAAGGGCAAGAatatcaaaaatctttttttctccaaccatcaaaaaattttgacatttttgtactattttctggtgcaaaagccatcaattcccttacagtacaaaaatttgctcgttgcttagcaacacttttaatcctaggactAAAAGTACTACtaaactactacaaaaattatatgattagtaTGTCTACTTGA belongs to Diorhabda carinulata isolate Delta chromosome X, icDioCari1.1, whole genome shotgun sequence and includes:
- the LOC130901868 gene encoding ras suppressor protein 1, yielding MAKPKKVLEEAREFQNPELDLFDKGITSFEELPGLLSMTNITRLTLSHNKIKSVPPGLANLTNLEIINFSNNFIEELPLSLSSMPKLRILNLSINRLYTLPRGFGAFPVLEVLDLTYNNLKEDALPGNFFMMETLRALYMGDNDFEYLSPDIKNLKNLQILVLRENDLIELPREIGELTRLRELHLQGNRLTILPPEIGNLDMSSNKSAFRFEGNEWVAPIAEQLQLGISHLQDYLRSETYRVLYSRFATNKPTIPPPCVDKAKKISRIR